Within Bifidobacterium dentium JCM 1195 = DSM 20436, the genomic segment ATCTGAACTCCACCAACGGTTCGTTCGTGGTACGTCCGAACGGTGAACTGATGCGCCTGCCCTCCGATGTCGATTTCATGTTGCCGAGCTCGCCGATCACCATGCAGTTCGGTGATGTGAAGGTCACGTTCCGTCGTGAGCGAGTCGCTGCCGATGCCGAAGCGAAGCCGGCGGTGGCCGATCTGTTCGATTATGCGCTTGCCGATGAGGGACCGCAGGAGCCCGATGCGGCCGACATGTCGGTGGATGACATTCTAAATCTGCGTGCCGGCGAACCGACCGCGCTGTTCAACGCCCGTAATGTGGCCTCTCGCGTGGACGCGCTGCATAAGGCCGAGCGGCAATCCTTTGCGCCGGTACGCGCCGGCGAGGCCGAATATGAAGTACTGCCGTCGGTATCGCTGGTGCAGCCGCAGGATGAGGCGCACGATGATGCTCCGCGCGATTTGTTCGCCGATGCGCAGGCGGAAGCCGATGCGCGAGCCGAACGGGATCGGGAGGACGTCGAGCTGACCGACGCCATCGACCGTGCCAAGGCGCAGGCCGCCACCGTACAGGGCGTCAATGAGGCATTGGCCGCCGATGCCGCGAAGTCGGATGCGCTCGCACAATTGAAGTCCGACACCATTGCCGTGAATGACCTGTTCGGTGCCAGGAATGCCGATCGGCAGCAGGATGAGTCCGATGCCCGGCAGGATTCGCTGAATCTGCCGGAACATGGGCAAGACGAAGAGCAGAGCGAACCGACCCAAGAGCGGCAAGAGGAGCCGGTCGAACCCGTCGAACAGTCACAGCCGGTGCAGGAGACGGTCGCCGAGCGGGCTGAGCAGGCCGAATCATCCGACCGATCCGACGATGAGCGGCCTCAGGTAAGCGCCGACGACGAACGATTCCGCCCGTCGGCGTCACAGAACGATATCGAGCCGTCCATCGACGCGACCGTGACGTTCACTCCGGTATTCGAACCGGGATCCGTATTCGATCGCGTGTCCAAAGGTGGTTTCGTCAAGCAGGAGCAGACCATCGAGGTCGACGGCCTGACCTCCGATGAAGCCAAACGTACCGATGACTTCACCGTGCAGTTCGAGATGGCACGCCATCCGCAGTTGTTGCCGTTCCTCGCCATGAACCCGTCGCTGTACGATGATCTGTACGCATGGCTGTCGGCATTGGGCAATCAAGATATCGACGCAGCCCTGTCTCGCAATCCTGGGTATGCGGAATACCGTAAAGCGGTAGGGAAGTGAGTCAACACATGAGCGAAAGCAATGAGCGGTCCACCACTGCGCTGGACCGCATTCGCGGCTGGCGTGAGCAGTACCGTCTGGGATTGTCGCCTTCCCCGCTTGAAGACGTGACGCAACTGACCGCGCAGCTGGACCTGACGCATGCCCACCCCTCCGGCATCGCGCAACTGTTCGCCAGCGGGCATGTCACGTTGGATTCGCTGTTTCGCGACAACGGCATGCTGCGTGCGGCCGGCCGCCGCGTGGAACGCGTGATTGACGATCGTGAGACGAAAAGCCGTATCAGCGGTGTGGGCGAACTGTCGCTGGTCGTGGGCGTGGCCACATGGAAGGGCAATCAGGTACCGGTGCTCATGTACCCGGTCGAAGTGCGCCGGACCGGCAAAACCGCCGAAAGCGGCACCACCATCGCCTTTACCGGCCGCGTACGCCTGAACGCCTCCTTCGCCGCCGTCATGCGTGAACATAACGTTGCCCTTGATGAGGCCAAGCTGTTCGATGGCTCCAACTACGAGAGCGGCACTCCCGAAACCTCGGCGGTGTTCTCCGCCATCACCGCGCGCGCGACTTCGGCATTCCCGGATTTCGAGATTGAGCGTCATATCATTCTCGGATGCTTCATGGATCCGTCCACACAGATGCTGGTGGAAAGCCAGAAGATCATCGACCAGTTGGCGCAGGGACCTACCGGCAATACCGTGCTGGACGCGCTCGCAGGAGACAAGGCCGCCCGTGACGCGCTGAACAATGCCGATATC encodes:
- a CDS encoding FHA domain-containing protein; protein product: MSEDQRTAQQWIVGVGESDLKTVKSGESVELGRKPLRPLADDGYSRLDIADSNKSMSKRHAVFAVDDNGTATIRDLNSTNGSFVVRPNGELMRLPSDVDFMLPSSPITMQFGDVKVTFRRERVAADAEAKPAVADLFDYALADEGPQEPDAADMSVDDILNLRAGEPTALFNARNVASRVDALHKAERQSFAPVRAGEAEYEVLPSVSLVQPQDEAHDDAPRDLFADAQAEADARAERDREDVELTDAIDRAKAQAATVQGVNEALAADAAKSDALAQLKSDTIAVNDLFGARNADRQQDESDARQDSLNLPEHGQDEEQSEPTQERQEEPVEPVEQSQPVQETVAERAEQAESSDRSDDERPQVSADDERFRPSASQNDIEPSIDATVTFTPVFEPGSVFDRVSKGGFVKQEQTIEVDGLTSDEAKRTDDFTVQFEMARHPQLLPFLAMNPSLYDDLYAWLSALGNQDIDAALSRNPGYAEYRKAVGK